In Fusobacterium sp. SYSU M8D902, the following proteins share a genomic window:
- a CDS encoding TIGR00282 family metallophosphoesterase produces the protein MRILVVGDIVGSPGRETLKTFLEKKGKEYDFVIVNGENAAAGFGLTAKIADQLQEWGCHVITSGNHIWDKRELYEYLDRSDRVLRPANYPDENTPGKGYTIVKDRKGNKIGVVSIQGRVFMTPIDCPFKKVREIINEIRKETKFIIVDFHAEATSEKIAMGWHLDGYASVVYGTHTHIQTADEKILPEGTGYITDIGMTGSENGVIGMKVQSVLPKFLNALPQRFEIAEGNERLCGIDIELDEETGECKKIERISKTLMEISYL, from the coding sequence ATGAGAATTTTAGTAGTGGGAGATATAGTTGGTAGCCCAGGAAGAGAGACATTAAAAACTTTTTTAGAGAAAAAAGGAAAAGAGTATGATTTTGTAATTGTTAATGGAGAGAATGCAGCTGCAGGATTTGGTCTTACAGCCAAAATAGCTGATCAACTACAAGAATGGGGTTGTCATGTAATTACAAGTGGAAATCATATCTGGGACAAGAGGGAACTATATGAGTATTTAGATAGAAGTGATAGAGTGCTAAGACCAGCGAACTATCCTGATGAAAATACACCAGGTAAAGGATATACAATAGTTAAGGACAGAAAAGGGAATAAGATAGGTGTGGTATCTATTCAGGGAAGAGTTTTTATGACTCCAATAGATTGTCCATTTAAAAAGGTAAGAGAGATAATAAACGAGATTAGAAAAGAGACAAAGTTTATAATAGTTGATTTTCATGCTGAGGCAACTTCAGAAAAAATAGCTATGGGTTGGCATTTAGATGGATATGCTTCAGTTGTATATGGAACACATACACACATACAGACTGCTGATGAGAAGATATTACCAGAAGGGACAGGTTATATAACTGATATAGGAATGACAGGTTCAGAAAATGGGGTAATAGGAATGAAAGTACAATCTGTTTTACCAAAATTTTTAAATGCATTACCTCAAAGATTTGAGATAGCTGAGGGAAATGAGAGACTTTGTGGAATAGATATAGAGCTGGATGAAGAGACAGGAGAATGTAAAAAAATAGAGAGAATAAGTAAAACTCTTATGGAAATATCATATTTATAA
- the prmA gene encoding 50S ribosomal protein L11 methyltransferase gives MKVVEIKVIYESDDIDRATKEISDVFYGFGVTGLKIEEPMKSKNPLDFYKNEKEFLMVDHAISAYFPLNPYAEKRKNAILATFEEKFAERDDIVYTVDFYEYDEEDYQNSWKKYLFPEKVSEKFVVKPTWREYTPEADELIIELDPGRAFGTGSHPTTSLCLKLMEENIKTGDSVIDVGTGSGILMIAADRLGASEVYGTDIDELAVESAKENLELNRIGEDKAKVYKGDLISVVEDKKFDVVVANILADVLLILLHDISKVVKESGKIIFSGIIEDKCDLVKREVEALGFTVEEIKADKEWRAMLIRA, from the coding sequence ATGAAAGTAGTAGAGATAAAAGTTATATACGAAAGTGATGATATAGATAGAGCCACTAAAGAGATTTCAGATGTATTTTACGGATTTGGAGTTACAGGGCTAAAGATAGAAGAGCCTATGAAAAGTAAGAATCCATTAGATTTTTATAAGAATGAGAAAGAGTTTTTAATGGTAGATCATGCTATTTCTGCTTACTTTCCATTAAATCCATATGCAGAAAAGAGAAAAAATGCGATATTAGCAACATTTGAAGAGAAGTTTGCTGAAAGAGATGACATAGTTTATACTGTGGATTTTTATGAATATGATGAAGAGGATTACCAAAATAGTTGGAAAAAATATCTATTTCCAGAGAAGGTAAGTGAAAAATTTGTAGTGAAGCCAACTTGGAGAGAGTATACTCCAGAAGCTGACGAGTTAATAATAGAGTTAGATCCAGGGAGAGCATTTGGAACAGGTTCTCATCCAACTACATCTCTTTGCTTAAAGTTAATGGAAGAAAATATTAAAACAGGAGATAGTGTTATAGATGTTGGAACAGGATCAGGAATACTTATGATCGCTGCTGATAGATTGGGAGCAAGTGAGGTATATGGTACTGATATAGATGAGTTGGCAGTGGAGTCAGCTAAAGAAAACCTTGAATTGAATAGGATAGGAGAGGATAAAGCTAAGGTCTACAAAGGGGATTTAATCTCAGTAGTAGAAGATAAGAAATTTGATGTTGTAGTGGCAAATATTTTAGCTGATGTTCTATTAATACTATTACATGATATATCAAAAGTTGTAAAAGAGAGTGGAAAAATTATATTCTCTGGTATTATAGAGGATAAATGTGACCTTGTTAAAAGAGAGGTAGAAGCTCTAGGATTTACAGTGGAAGAGATAAAAGCAGATAAAGAGTGGAGAGCTATGTTAATCAGAGCATAA
- the cmk gene encoding (d)CMP kinase, producing MKEFIVTVDGPAGSGKSTIAKIIAKKYGFTYLDTGAMYRMIALYALENSIDLEDGSQVEAMLANTKLDIVGNQFFLNGKDVSEEIRTPRVSGVVSPVAAIREVRVKLVELQREISKGKRIILDGRDIGTVVFPNGDVKIFLVASPEERAKRRLREYEEKGVEADYESVLSSIKERDHIDSTRKESPLLKAEDAHEIDSSTMNIDEVVEAISKYIDEKIGE from the coding sequence ATGAAAGAGTTTATAGTAACAGTAGATGGTCCTGCTGGAAGTGGAAAGAGTACAATAGCTAAGATAATAGCTAAAAAGTATGGATTTACATATTTAGATACTGGAGCTATGTATAGAATGATAGCCCTTTATGCATTGGAAAACAGTATTGATTTAGAAGATGGATCTCAAGTTGAAGCTATGCTAGCAAATACAAAATTGGATATTGTAGGAAATCAATTTTTTCTAAATGGGAAAGATGTTTCAGAGGAGATAAGAACACCTAGAGTGAGTGGTGTTGTTTCTCCAGTAGCTGCAATAAGAGAGGTTAGAGTAAAGCTTGTAGAGCTACAAAGAGAGATAAGCAAGGGAAAAAGGATAATCTTAGATGGAAGAGATATTGGTACAGTAGTATTCCCAAATGGAGATGTAAAAATCTTCTTAGTAGCTTCACCAGAAGAGAGAGCTAAGAGAAGATTAAGGGAGTATGAGGAGAAAGGGGTAGAGGCTGATTATGAATCAGTACTATCTTCAATCAAAGAGAGAGATCATATAGATTCTACAAGAAAAGAGAGTCCACTATTAAAAGCAGAAGATGCTCATGAAATAGATAGTAGTACAATGAATATAGATGAAGTAGTTGAAGCTATTTCTAAGTATATAGATGAAAAAATAGGAGAGTAA
- a CDS encoding glycosyltransferase N-terminal domain-containing protein: protein MFYQILRILLQPFIYLLILLNGKKGQFLKKRLKQDFSNLKSGEYIWVHCSSVGEINLSETLIKKLLETRNERVLLTLFTDTGIGVAKDKFGKNERVDIYYFPLDDKRVLKSILKKIKLNLLILVETEIWPNLINQCGKLSKVIVVNGRISDRSFKRYKKLSGYLKTIFLNIDRFFMQTEQDSLRIVEIGAEAERVETLGNLKFDISFQKYDEIEKEQLRELLNIDKRRVFTAGSSRTGEYEVLLDTFKSMKDTLLILVPRHIERTPQIEKILGEYGFSYSKYSEIEKGNTLKSDVIIVDKIGVLRKIYSISDIAFVGGTLVNIGGHSLLEPLFYGKTPIFGPYLQNVKEISKEILELNLGYKVSNSNEFLEAIEKIELHQKDSQEKIEELFHKNSKIADKIIEKIEKL, encoded by the coding sequence ATGTTCTATCAGATTTTAAGAATATTGTTACAACCATTTATCTATCTATTAATCCTATTGAATGGGAAAAAGGGGCAGTTTTTAAAAAAAAGATTAAAACAGGACTTTTCAAATTTAAAATCTGGTGAGTATATTTGGGTACACTGTTCCTCTGTAGGTGAGATAAACTTATCAGAAACCTTGATAAAAAAGCTATTGGAAACAAGAAATGAGAGGGTGTTGTTGACTCTATTTACAGATACTGGAATAGGAGTAGCAAAGGATAAGTTTGGAAAAAATGAGAGAGTTGATATATACTATTTTCCATTAGATGATAAGAGGGTCTTAAAGAGTATTCTAAAAAAAATAAAACTAAATTTATTAATTTTGGTAGAGACAGAGATTTGGCCGAATTTGATCAATCAATGTGGGAAACTATCTAAAGTTATAGTTGTAAATGGAAGAATATCAGATAGAAGCTTTAAAAGATATAAAAAGTTATCTGGGTATTTAAAAACTATATTTTTAAATATAGACAGGTTTTTTATGCAAACAGAACAGGATAGTTTGAGAATAGTTGAGATAGGAGCAGAGGCTGAAAGAGTAGAAACTTTAGGAAATTTAAAGTTTGATATCTCTTTTCAAAAATATGATGAGATAGAAAAGGAACAGTTGAGAGAACTTTTGAATATAGATAAGAGAAGGGTATTCACAGCTGGAAGTAGTAGAACAGGTGAGTATGAAGTACTATTAGATACATTTAAGTCTATGAAAGATACACTCCTAATTCTAGTCCCAAGACATATAGAGAGAACTCCTCAAATAGAAAAGATTCTGGGAGAGTATGGATTTTCATATAGTAAATATAGTGAGATTGAAAAGGGAAATACTCTAAAAAGTGATGTAATAATTGTAGATAAGATAGGAGTATTGAGAAAAATATACTCAATAAGTGATATAGCATTTGTGGGAGGAACATTGGTAAATATTGGAGGGCATAGTTTGTTAGAGCCACTATTTTATGGAAAGACACCAATATTTGGACCATATCTTCAAAATGTAAAAGAGATATCTAAGGAGATTTTAGAATTAAATTTAGGTTATAAAGTAAGTAACAGTAATGAATTTTTAGAAGCTATAGAAAAAATTGAACTACATCAGAAAGATTCTCAAGAAAAGATAGAGGAGTTATTTCATAAGAACAGTAAAATAGCAGATAAAATTATAGAAAAAATAGAAAAATTGTAA
- the trmB gene encoding tRNA (guanosine(46)-N7)-methyltransferase TrmB — MEELRENLWSHFFKSPRKNYNQYMFKLLDYPEHIIYDKKIMDSYKGKWNEFFKNDNPIYLEIGSGSGNFAQGMAKKFPERNHIGLELRFKRLVLSANKVKRDGSTNALFLRRRGEEILEFVAENEIDGIYVNFPDPWEENEKNRVVQESFFKTLDVILKKGGMFYFKTDHDKYYQDVIDLANSLDGYKVVYHTSDLHNSEKVADNIKTEFEQLFLCKHNKNINYIEIEKIK; from the coding sequence ATGGAAGAGTTAAGAGAGAACTTGTGGAGTCATTTTTTTAAGAGTCCAAGAAAGAACTATAATCAATATATGTTCAAATTGTTGGATTATCCAGAACACATTATTTATGATAAGAAAATAATGGACTCGTATAAGGGAAAATGGAATGAATTTTTTAAAAATGATAATCCAATATATTTAGAGATAGGTTCTGGAAGTGGAAACTTTGCACAGGGAATGGCAAAAAAATTTCCTGAGAGAAATCATATAGGACTTGAATTAAGATTCAAAAGACTTGTACTTTCAGCGAATAAAGTAAAGAGAGATGGATCGACAAATGCTCTTTTCTTAAGAAGAAGAGGGGAAGAGATACTTGAATTTGTAGCAGAAAATGAGATAGATGGAATCTATGTAAACTTTCCAGATCCTTGGGAAGAGAATGAGAAAAATAGAGTGGTACAGGAGAGTTTCTTTAAAACTCTAGATGTGATATTGAAAAAAGGTGGTATGTTTTACTTTAAAACTGACCACGATAAATACTATCAAGATGTAATTGATTTAGCTAATAGTTTAGATGGTTATAAGGTAGTGTATCACACTTCTGATCTACATAATAGTGAAAAAGTAGCAGATAATATAAAGACAGAGTTTGAACAACTGTTTTTATGTAAACACAACAAAAATATAAATTATATTGAAATAGAAAAAATAAAATAA
- a CDS encoding adenylosuccinate synthase yields MAGYVVVGTQWGDEGKGKIIDVLADRADYVVRFQGGNNAGHTVVVNGEKFILHLLPSGMLHGNGKCIIGPGVVVDPKVLLKELDTLAEKGAKIDHLFISDRAHIIMPYHVRIDELNEEASGSNKIGTTKRGIGPCYSDKINRVGIRAVDFLNMDIFAEKLKRFLEAKNEIITKIYGAEPLSYEQILADYTGYADRLRHRIIDSIPEINRALDEDKLVLFEGAQAMMLDINYGTYPYVTSSSPTTGGVTTGAGVSPRKITKGIGVMKAYTTRVGEGPFVTELNDDLGEKLRQIGGEYGATTGRPRRCGWLDLVVGKYAVDINGLTDIVITKIDVLSGLDTLKICVAYEIDGKRYDYVPASTEILYRAKPIYEELPGWKEDISQMKTYEELPENCKKYIKRMEEILRCPISVVSVGPDRSQNIHIREI; encoded by the coding sequence ATGGCTGGATACGTAGTAGTAGGAACTCAGTGGGGAGATGAAGGAAAGGGAAAGATTATAGATGTATTGGCAGATAGAGCTGATTATGTTGTAAGATTTCAAGGTGGAAATAATGCTGGACATACTGTAGTTGTAAATGGAGAGAAATTTATACTACATCTATTACCGTCTGGGATGTTACATGGAAATGGAAAGTGTATAATAGGGCCAGGGGTTGTTGTTGATCCTAAAGTTTTATTAAAAGAGTTAGATACTTTAGCAGAGAAAGGTGCTAAGATAGATCACCTATTCATAAGTGATAGAGCACATATAATTATGCCATATCATGTAAGAATAGATGAGTTAAATGAGGAAGCTAGTGGTTCAAATAAAATAGGAACTACAAAAAGAGGAATAGGACCTTGCTACTCAGATAAGATAAACAGAGTTGGAATTAGAGCAGTAGATTTCTTAAATATGGATATTTTTGCTGAAAAATTAAAAAGATTTTTAGAGGCTAAAAATGAGATTATAACTAAGATATATGGAGCAGAGCCACTATCTTATGAGCAAATTTTGGCTGATTACACAGGTTATGCAGATAGATTAAGACATAGAATAATTGATTCAATACCTGAAATAAACAGAGCTTTAGATGAGGATAAATTAGTATTGTTTGAGGGAGCTCAAGCTATGATGTTAGATATAAACTATGGAACTTATCCATATGTTACATCTTCATCACCTACAACAGGAGGAGTAACAACAGGAGCTGGAGTTTCTCCTAGAAAAATAACTAAGGGAATTGGAGTTATGAAAGCTTATACAACAAGAGTTGGAGAGGGACCTTTTGTAACTGAATTAAATGATGATTTAGGAGAGAAATTAAGACAGATCGGTGGAGAGTATGGAGCTACAACAGGAAGACCAAGAAGATGTGGTTGGCTAGACTTAGTAGTAGGAAAATATGCTGTGGATATCAATGGACTTACAGATATAGTAATTACTAAGATAGATGTATTGAGTGGATTGGATACATTAAAAATATGTGTAGCTTATGAGATAGATGGAAAGAGATATGACTATGTTCCAGCTTCAACTGAGATATTATATAGAGCAAAACCTATATATGAAGAGTTACCAGGATGGAAAGAGGATATATCTCAAATGAAAACTTATGAAGAGTTACCAGAAAACTGTAAAAAATATATAAAGAGAATGGAAGAGATCTTAAGATGTCCAATATCTGTTGTTTCAGTAGGACCAGATAGAAGTCAAAATATCCATATAAGAGAGATTTAA